The sequence TCGCGGGAAAATCGAGTCAGGGTCTTGACTTCCCGTCTTCTGTGACTTACATTAAAATAACTTTGAACAAGGGGTGATTGTTTCGTGAAATGCAAAGTCATTAAAATGGAGTGAAAATGGAAACAAGAGATGTTTCCCGCGACGAAAACGAAAAGCAAGAGCCGATTGATACGCTCACCCCGTACCTCGCTCAGTACTCGCTTGGTGAAAAGATTCGCCGACTTAGGCTTAGGAAAAGCATGGGTTTAGTTGAACTTGGGAGGCATACCGGACTCTCTGCAGCTATGCTCTCAAAACTCGAAAACAACCATGTCGTTCCGACCCTGCAGACACTTTCCCGAATTGCGCTCGTCTTCTCTGTCGGACTTGATCATTTCTTCTCTGATCCGGAAAAGCACAAATCTATCGCTATCACCCGGGCTGCGGAGCGAATGGATCTTGATGAAAAGCTCGACACGAAGGACATCCTGTATACCTTTCAATGTCTTGACTATCCTGCTACGGAACGAAAATCGAGTTCATATCTTGCGACAGTTAAGATCCACGATCCCGATGAAGTTGCCCAGCACACGCACGAAGGACATGAATTCATCTATGTTCTATCTGGAACGCTCGGATTGAAAGTTGAAGATGAGGAAGTGACTCTTGATAAAGACGATACTGCCTACTTCAATTCCCGGCTTCCGCACGGCTATCGCAGTATCGGGCAAGGGGAATGCAAGGCCATTGTCGTTACGATTCCGTGATCACCGAGTATCTCACTCGCGTTAAAGCGGCTCACAGTCCAAGTGAGCCGCTTCTTTTTTCCGACTTGCCACTTATGATATATTTTGTTAAATTCTGGAGTAATTAGTCCAGTATTAGAATTCAATATCCACTTACCATAAAATCAGATACTTAATATGGCAGCATCCCCAATCTCGCGTCTGACTCCGGGTACTCTTGTCGGTGACCTCATCGAGAGCTTCCCGTTTCTCGTTGAAGAACTTGGTCACTTCAATCCGCATTACCGTGCACTTCAGGATCCTCAAATGCGTCAGATGATGGCCAAAGTAGCGACCCTTGAAATGGCCGCTATGCGCGGCGGCGTCACCGTTGATGCAATGATGCAGTTCATCGCCGGCGCGGTGCAGCGACACACCGGTCGCACTCTTATCGTTGACAGTACACTGGGACAAACAGTCAGCCCGGAACGGCTTGAGGCTTTCCGTAAAATCATGGCAAAGCTTCACGCGGGCGGATCACTCGAAGAAGCTCAGCGCGACTTCGCCAACCTTGTTCGTCTGTCGCTGCCCGGCGAAATTGCCGAGATGGAGCAGCATTTAATCCGTGAAGGGTTCTCTGTCAATGACATCAAGAAAATGTGCGACGTGCACCTGCAGGTGGTCAATCCGTCGTTGCAGAAAGTGGATATTGCGGTTCCCTCCGGCCATCCGGTGCATACGTTTGTCTCTGAGAATCGTCTGCTTGAGTTAACCGTCTCGCACCTGCGCGCAATTCTCGCCGCGACAAACAACGCACCCTCGCCGACATCGCATCCCGAAGCATGGCGTGAACTCACGACCTATCTCGACAAGCTTGGCGAAATTGATAAACACTATCTGCGCAAAGAGCATCAGCTTTTCAGCTATCTCGAGCGCTATGGCTTCACCGGTCCGTCCACCGTAATGTGGGCGACCCATGACGATATTCGTGCTCTCTTGAAAGCCGTCCGCGAAGCATGCGCGAAGCACGACGCCGATTTTGTCGCCGCCAACATACTGCCCCTGCTCGGAGCCGTATCCAGCATGATTCAAAAGGAGGAGAGCATCTTGCTCCCGACTGCGATGAAGTTGCTGAGCGAAGAGGATTGGATCGCCATTAAGAAGAGCGAGCACGAAATCGGTTACATGCAGGCCTTTATTCCGGGAACAGAGTGGAAACATTCGCATGTCGGTTCAAGTCAATCCGAATCATTGCCAGACGGTCGGTTGCAAATGAACGTAGGCGAGTTGACACTCGAGCAAGTCAATCTCATTCTGACTAACCTTCCGGTCGAGCTCTCCTATGTAGACGAGAACGATACCGTGCGCTACTACTCCAATCAGCCGCACAAAATCTTCGCGCGCACGCCCGATGCGATTGGCCGAAAAGTTCAGAACTGTCATCCGCCAAAAAGCGTGCATCTCGTCAATCAAATTCTCACCGAGTTTCGCCGCGGTACACGCGACGTTGCGGAATTCTGGATTCCCTTCGGAGAGATGTTCGTGCACATCCGCTACTTCGCCATTCGCGATAAGGATGGTACGTATCGCGGCTCCTTGGAAGTTGTTCAAGACGTAGCCAAAATCAAAACACTCGAAGGTCAACGCCGTCTTCTGGAAGAAGAAACCACATCGTAATTGTCCTCATCGCAAGAATACGGTCTGCAGAAATGCAGGATTGACTTCGGCGCAATCTCGGCGCGTACAATTCAACTGACATATTCATCTCTACATGAATGAGAAACGGCGACCAATGGGTCGCCGTTCTGTATTTCTCTATTCGATGACTCTGCTATTTCAGAAACACGACTTTTCGCGTTTCAATACTTTGCTCTTCTGCGGCACGCAGGAAGTAAACTCCGGTAGCGAGAGTGTTTGGCGCACTATAATGAATCATCTGACCGTGCCCGCGCCCGTGCAAGAGTGTTGCGACCTCTCGTCCAAGCGTGTCATAGAGTTTAAGCGAAAACCCATCTCCCATTAGTCCAGCAATCGCAACCGAGAGTTCACTGTTGAAGGGATTTGGATAGACATTCATCAGCTTCCAGTTTACCGGCGCTTCAGGCCGAGGCGACACCGAATTTGAAGTGTCGGGCGGAGATAGCAACCACGGATCAAAAAGCACGCTATCCGACAAAATTGTGTCTCCCTGACCAAACGGATTCCGAGTCGGATGATACGGCCCCGTCTCGTGCCCCCACCAGTTGTTGCGTGCATCGATAGTCGAAGGATAGCCTGACAGAAAATCGATGGTTTGACCAGTGTTTCCGGAAATTATGTTATCATAGATTGTGGGTACACCTTGTGTAGCTGTGCGAATAACAGAAGGGATACCCGGAGTAAGTGAGCTATTCTCGTTAATGTAATTTTCGAATATCCTTATTCTCGATCCGCAGAATACATATATTTGCCCGCCTCCGCTAACATTATTTCTGAACACGCAGTTAGACACTTCTCCTCTAATCCCACAAGCTGAGAAGTTGCCAGATCGAATTTGGGAGTCATCTATATTCCCTTCAAGAAGATTGCCATTAAAAATGACAGTATCGCGGTTGTCACAACAAGTGTTCACTGACTTGGCAGGTATACCCGAATGCCCAAAATAGCACCCCCTAATTTCATGGTGTCCAAGACTTACGGCTAAGTGAGAAGCCCAATTATAGAAATCATCACTGCTGTTTTCAATAAACTGACTTCCTGTTGTAGTACTCCGTTTTCCCGCGATGTAGGCTCCGCCAGTGGCACCTGAATTGTGCTGAAAGAGACAATCGTTAATCTCGATGCTACAGTCTAACGAAATTAATGCTCCCCCATCTAATAGGGTTGCGTTATGTATAAACGAAGACCCTTCGATTTGCACACGATTGCG is a genomic window of bacterium containing:
- a CDS encoding helix-turn-helix transcriptional regulator produces the protein METRDVSRDENEKQEPIDTLTPYLAQYSLGEKIRRLRLRKSMGLVELGRHTGLSAAMLSKLENNHVVPTLQTLSRIALVFSVGLDHFFSDPEKHKSIAITRAAERMDLDEKLDTKDILYTFQCLDYPATERKSSSYLATVKIHDPDEVAQHTHEGHEFIYVLSGTLGLKVEDEEVTLDKDDTAYFNSRLPHGYRSIGQGECKAIVVTIP
- a CDS encoding DUF438 domain-containing protein, with product MAASPISRLTPGTLVGDLIESFPFLVEELGHFNPHYRALQDPQMRQMMAKVATLEMAAMRGGVTVDAMMQFIAGAVQRHTGRTLIVDSTLGQTVSPERLEAFRKIMAKLHAGGSLEEAQRDFANLVRLSLPGEIAEMEQHLIREGFSVNDIKKMCDVHLQVVNPSLQKVDIAVPSGHPVHTFVSENRLLELTVSHLRAILAATNNAPSPTSHPEAWRELTTYLDKLGEIDKHYLRKEHQLFSYLERYGFTGPSTVMWATHDDIRALLKAVREACAKHDADFVAANILPLLGAVSSMIQKEESILLPTAMKLLSEEDWIAIKKSEHEIGYMQAFIPGTEWKHSHVGSSQSESLPDGRLQMNVGELTLEQVNLILTNLPVELSYVDENDTVRYYSNQPHKIFARTPDAIGRKVQNCHPPKSVHLVNQILTEFRRGTRDVAEFWIPFGEMFVHIRYFAIRDKDGTYRGSLEVVQDVAKIKTLEGQRRLLEEETTS
- a CDS encoding T9SS type A sorting domain-containing protein; its protein translation is MIVLVLLLCLAAGAQSEIIDVWPESDLQSTVNFANSGDTLLLAPGTYSSTVVLREYGLTIASRFITNGDSDLVAQTIWTPMDLDDDTANCLVARGIISDTLFLLGLTFADGLGVLDQSQVMQGGAIYSFQSNLVLRDCHIRSSGASNGGGVYSFGFPDWDPQGSLVVSNCLFDSCSSGGWGGAIYANRNRVQIEGSSFIHNATLLDGGALISLDCSIEINDCLFQHNSGATGGAYIAGKRSTTTGSQFIENSSDDFYNWASHLAVSLGHHEIRGCYFGHSGIPAKSVNTCCDNRDTVIFNGNLLEGNIDDSQIRSGNFSACGIRGEVSNCVFRNNVSGGGQIYVFCGSRIRIFENYINENSSLTPGIPSVIRTATQGVPTIYDNIISGNTGQTIDFLSGYPSTIDARNNWWGHETGPYHPTRNPFGQGDTILSDSVLFDPWLLSPPDTSNSVSPRPEAPVNWKLMNVYPNPFNSELSVAIAGLMGDGFSLKLYDTLGREVATLLHGRGHGQMIHYSAPNTLATGVYFLRAAEEQSIETRKVVFLK